One region of Anaeromyxobacter paludicola genomic DNA includes:
- a CDS encoding DUF2760 domain-containing protein — MDQTQTLSFWQRLVLAFVAFYYALADLRFAVALQAYRERRRAHPGEAGPVGLEPAPVAKPVPAPEPVKAAPPPPPAAKPVEPVAPPRAPEPPKPVEPVEPPRAVEPPKPPPAPARPDGEEALHLLTILQRDGRLVDFCSEDLAGFSDAEIGAAARTVHAGCKKAIDGYFRLEPIYREPEGARVTVAPGFDAASVRLTGNVVGTAPFTGALRHHGWRAVSVKLPTPPAAGREIVAPAEVEL; from the coding sequence ATGGACCAGACCCAGACCCTCTCCTTCTGGCAGCGCCTCGTCCTCGCGTTCGTCGCCTTCTACTACGCGCTCGCCGACCTCCGCTTCGCGGTCGCGCTGCAGGCGTACCGCGAGCGCCGGCGCGCCCACCCGGGGGAGGCCGGGCCGGTAGGGCTGGAGCCGGCGCCCGTGGCGAAGCCCGTGCCCGCGCCGGAGCCGGTGAAGGCGGCGCCTCCGCCCCCGCCCGCTGCCAAGCCGGTGGAGCCGGTGGCCCCGCCGCGCGCGCCCGAGCCTCCCAAGCCGGTCGAGCCGGTCGAGCCGCCCCGGGCCGTCGAGCCGCCGAAGCCCCCGCCCGCGCCGGCGCGCCCGGACGGCGAGGAGGCGCTCCACCTCCTCACCATCCTGCAGCGCGACGGCCGGCTCGTGGACTTCTGCTCCGAGGACCTGGCCGGCTTCAGCGACGCCGAGATCGGCGCCGCCGCCCGCACCGTCCACGCCGGCTGCAAGAAGGCGATCGACGGCTACTTCAGGCTCGAGCCGATCTACCGCGAGCCGGAGGGGGCGCGGGTCACGGTGGCGCCGGGCTTCGACGCCGCGTCGGTCCGGCTCACCGGCAACGTGGTCGGGACCGCGCCGTTCACCGGCGCCCTGCGCCACCACGGCTGGCGGGCCGTGTCGGTGAAGCTGCCCACGCCCCCCGCCGCCGGCCGCGAGATCGTGGCGCCGGCGGAGGTCGAGCTGTGA
- a CDS encoding glutathione S-transferase family protein has product MKLYYVPKTRATRPRWVLEELGLSYELARLDPKAGETRTPEHLRRHPLGHVPVLEDGGVRIFESGAICLWLADRDPERRLLDVPGTPGRAQALQWIFYGVTELETPLGIAGAELRKGAAGDAALVAAMKQRLAAALGPLEAELGGRSWIAGDRFTVADVVLASLLASAQRNGLLPPSPALEAYLSRATSRPAASRALAD; this is encoded by the coding sequence ATGAAGCTCTACTACGTTCCGAAGACGCGGGCGACGCGGCCGCGCTGGGTGCTCGAGGAGCTCGGCCTCTCCTACGAGCTGGCGCGGCTCGATCCCAAGGCCGGCGAGACCCGGACCCCGGAGCACCTCCGGCGCCACCCGCTCGGCCACGTGCCGGTGCTCGAGGACGGCGGGGTCCGGATCTTCGAGTCGGGCGCGATCTGCCTCTGGCTCGCCGACCGCGATCCGGAGCGGCGGCTGCTCGACGTGCCGGGCACGCCCGGCCGCGCGCAGGCCCTGCAGTGGATCTTCTACGGGGTCACCGAGCTCGAGACGCCGCTCGGGATCGCCGGCGCGGAGCTGCGCAAGGGGGCGGCGGGCGACGCCGCCCTGGTGGCCGCGATGAAGCAGCGGCTCGCGGCCGCGCTCGGCCCGCTCGAGGCCGAGCTCGGGGGGCGGAGCTGGATCGCCGGCGACCGGTTCACGGTGGCCGACGTCGTCCTGGCCTCGCTCCTCGCCTCGGCGCAGCGCAACGGCCTCCTCCCGCCCTCGCCGGCGCTCGAGGCCTACCTCTCGCGCGCGACCAGCCGGCCGGCGGCGAGCCGGGCCCTGGCGGACTGA